In Scomber japonicus isolate fScoJap1 chromosome 3, fScoJap1.pri, whole genome shotgun sequence, the genomic window AGCCTCTTGAGCTATGTACACTCTTTTTCtatatgaaataaatgatttttttttaccatatcaGATCGACCTCATGCAGTAACATTCTCAACTAAAAGACAGTAATAGGACAACTTGACAAAACTAGTTGATCTTGTCAAGATAACTGATTAAATACTTGAAGGAGTAATGTTTGAAGGAATATAAAATTCCACTTTGAATAATTTGTGTCCACAAAAGTTGAATTTTAAAATAGCAGTATAGTGTCAAGCTCTGCAAATACAACCAATCCATAAAATAATGTTGGACTCCACTTAATTGTATCTTGCTTCATGTTccttcacttggatgtttgagcttcactgtgcagaatgatgtacaaCCCCTGGGAGAAATGATGGAACCACCACTCTTGGAGGAAGTTCATTCAATTGTTTaattttgtagaaaaaaaaagcaaatcacTGACATGCCACAAAActatatttattcaaaatgtcAACCATCTGGCTTCAAGAAAccttaagaaaaaagaaaaatgttgtcAGTCAcaattgcttttttaaattaatttatttatttagatcaagcagagggaaaaaaatatggaatcaGTCAATTCTGAGTCAAGTCCAACATTATTTTATGGACACAGATGACCAGAAATGTTCACTTTCATTCAACCAGACCTCTTTAATGAATactgaatattttatctttagGCCAAATAAAAGGCAAGGCAATGGAACAACTTTAAACCACTATCACATTCATATAACCACAATCGCAGTCAATACTTGATCTCATATCATGATTCAACACCCTGCTGAAATGAGATGGGATGATTGATGTGGTGATTCGCATTAAACAGAACAGATCCCAACAGCCGCATCCTCCCAGACCAGCTGCTAAGTGCCGTCCCTCAAAGATAAGACAACCAGACCTCACCTGGAGTCCAATCCACTTCAACTGCCACCTGTTTAAAATCATGTTCAGTATCAAAATAGGGTTCCTGTCTCTTGCTGTGTGTGGTGGCCAGCTGATCCAGCTGTGACACAGTCCTGATGCCACAGGTTCTCTGCCAGGCAGTTGAGGATTGGGGCTACATCACCCAGGCCGTCACTGACCTCCCCACCGGTACGCAGCACTGGTAAGCTCCAAGTGTCCTGGAAGTCCCTCACATCTCTCTCCGCCACATCACAGTGCATGAAAAGGTCAAATCTGAATGAAAACATTAAGGGCAAACCCTCGTCTTTATACTGGCTTCTCCTTTTAAAGTCAGACAAGTTTCTATTCTTGTTTCTAAAAGCTTAATGGAAACATTTTGAATCATTCCTAAACTTAGTGTTTTATGTAGGCAACATTACAGTATACACATTTACAAAAGGATACTTAGTGCCAACCACCAATTTCACAACTCTGCCCACAGACAGCCCGGTCCACTTTGCAATTTGATTGGACAGATCATCAAAAGACGTCCGGTCAGTGAAGGAAAACAAGAAGAGAACGGCATCCACCTGCTCCTTACAGGACTGGAACAGATGGGAATGGTGAAAAAGATCTTGTGagttgtacatttattttttttaatccaaagcAAACACTGCATCGGTTACTAATTCCTGtctcaaaaaaaatgtatcaatacTGTATAATTCATACCGGAAGTAAATGGTCAAATCTCCGTAAGGCGTTTTCTCCACAGTCCCACAGCTGCAGACGGAAGAAAAGTACTCTGCCACTTTCTCTCAGCTTCACAGGCCAATACACCACTGTTGTCTCAATACCTTGAACAAGAAAGTATAAATCAGACTAATATTAGTATGACCTCATTAACCTCTAAttggagttttcttttttttttattgtatgaatTGCTTAAACATTCAGTCACAGCTCAGTGATCACGTTCAAATTTAGACCCCATCCCTTATTAACATAAGCGAAGCTGTTCAACTGTTCAACAAGGACGTACAGTACCTGTGGTTTCATAGTGCATGTTAGGAATATTCAGGCCTGCAAGACGTGCAGCAAGTGTCGTTTTCCCGACTCCACTTTTGCCTGAGATGAAGATCTTGTAGTGAACTGTGTCCACCGCTACGTGTGGGGGCATCACTGGAGACTCCAACAGGCCTGTTAAACAAATTATAAGAACAATCATCAGAATTTTAATTGCCTGTGTGATGCCTTTATTAGCCAACTAAATTAACTTTTCATACATTTCACCATTTAAATTAGGTCTGACTACCAAGAAAATGACTGAACCAATAATAGATGACTGTCAGTCTTTCTGTATGGATCCACCCCACACGCATTTCTTAAAAACTATCTAATTCGTCAAACACATGGACCTTTCAGCTTTACTTAACTTACTTTCAAAGTATTTTCTGGTCAATTAACATTTTTCTTAGCACATCTAGGACTTCAAATTCTAGTACACTttaatgacatacagtatgtttgtacTTTACATAATAGCATGCCATGCAGGTAGCTCCAACACCAGTTAACTCAGTtgattatgtattattatctgATAGTTATTTAGATATAATGTTGATTATCCAGTGAAACAGCAAACTTAAACTCAAGGTTGGAAcatgtcattttcttttcatgtatctttttcttctttagaTAACCTCAAACTCGGTCAATATAGGCCTATCCCAGATGTATTTAGCCTAGGTATATACCCATGTTCTCATTCAAGCGAGATTCTACTTCgttcagaaagttagcatgacCACCAAGATCAcattttcgcctgagatagggaagtGGGCTCAAGACGATGATGACCGTAGAACGACTCTGTGTACATCCAGCATTTTATCTATTTCCTgaagatataataataaattattaaattccaAGTCAAGTTTACTGATGTCATgttggacaataaagtttattgttaaaatgtaaaatattatgCCTAtgttacatatctttgtcacaagtgtttgatatttaaagaatcattgcaaaaaaatgttttatggatgTATAATATCAGCCGATATGTTTACATTGGCCCCAAATATCCAATATAAATCAGACTctacataaaatattttatgCCATCATGAgacaatttaatttagtttgCAAATTTTACCAACTGTTTACACCTAGAGGCCATAAACCAAAAACAActacatttctttaaaatattcaacatgAACCTCCACAAACAATAACCTGAAGGTTCGCTTGACACCTTTCTGGCAGTGATGTTTAAAACTTATACATGCAGTTTGTAAGACTATAAAGTAGCAGCTGTGACTGTCCCTTCAGTCTCATGAATGTACGAACTGACTTCATTCAACCAGAAAGTGTGCTTTTTTTATCATACCAAAGTTCTTGCGTCTCTTCTTGCGAAGGATTTTGCTGAAATACTCTTTGCTGTCTTCACATCGATGCCAGTCAGCTGCTATGATTGAGCCGGGAGGAGGCATTAAACTCATTTTGTTGGCTGTGAAGCTAACTTAGCATCACGCTGAGCTCGGTTTGTACAAAACAGGACAGAGTGTCGATGTTTTTGAGTCTGAAACTTACGTTAATAAGTTAATAATACTGCAAACGCTGTAAGAATAATAACTGCGGTCAGTAAATTGCATGTTTAGAGTTTCAGAGTGCAGCAACTCGTGAAAACTTCCGTAAACTAAAACATCCCTTGACAACCGCTGTCCTCACTTCCGGTGGTGGCGTTGCCTCCATGGTCTTCTTCAAAAGTCGTAAATTACCACTTTATCTGCCTCTTGCCTAAAACTAAAAGCCTGCATTTAACACAGAGGTTACATCTGGCAgtacattttatacattaaacCTCACAGAGTTGCTGTAGACATGCTGATTATGTTTCAATTTATCCATCAACAACAGCATTCATTCAAATAATTATTTACAGCTTTCTGTGCCATGCGTTTCTTTTTGGCCGTTTAAGTCACATCAGAGTAAAATGTTGAAGGAATTTCAGTAGTAAGATATTTGCAACATTGTTTGGTTAAAATCATAGAttgaatatacatttttttaaatagttcaaGAGGTGCACTGAA contains:
- the cplane2 gene encoding ciliogenesis and planar polarity effector 2; translation: MSLMPPPGSIIAADWHRCEDSKEYFSKILRKKRRKNFGLLESPVMPPHVAVDTVHYKIFISGKSGVGKTTLAARLAGLNIPNMHYETTGIETTVVYWPVKLRESGRVLFFRLQLWDCGENALRRFDHLLPSCKEQVDAVLFLFSFTDRTSFDDLSNQIAKWTGLSVGRVVKLVVGTKFDLFMHCDVAERDVRDFQDTWSLPVLRTGGEVSDGLGDVAPILNCLAENLWHQDCVTAGSAGHHTQQETGTLF